The following proteins come from a genomic window of Streptomyces sp. NBC_00539:
- a CDS encoding LamB/YcsF family protein — protein sequence MAPVITPVIDLNADLGEGFGRWTLTDDEALLSVVTSANVACGFHAGDPSIMRRVCELAAERGVRIGAQVSYRDLAGFGRRAMDVPPRELTDEVAYQIGALEVFARAAGSAVSYVKPHGALYNRTVHDAGQAGAVVAGVLLAAGPGGLPVLGLPGSLLLAAAGEAGLPAVPEAFADRAYTAAGTLVPRGEPGAVLHDPDAVVARAVGMAAEGVVTAADGSAVPVGARSLCLHGDTPGAAGLALRVREALGAAGVRVEAFA from the coding sequence ATGGCTCCCGTGATCACACCCGTCATCGACCTCAACGCCGATCTCGGTGAGGGCTTCGGGCGGTGGACGCTGACGGACGACGAGGCGCTGCTGTCGGTCGTCACCAGTGCCAACGTGGCCTGCGGCTTCCACGCCGGGGATCCGTCGATCATGCGCCGCGTCTGTGAGCTGGCGGCCGAGCGGGGCGTACGGATCGGGGCGCAGGTGTCGTACCGGGACCTGGCGGGTTTCGGGCGGCGGGCGATGGACGTGCCGCCGCGCGAGCTGACCGACGAGGTGGCCTACCAGATCGGTGCGCTGGAGGTGTTCGCACGGGCGGCCGGCTCCGCCGTCTCGTACGTGAAGCCGCACGGCGCGCTCTACAACCGCACCGTGCACGACGCGGGCCAGGCGGGCGCCGTCGTCGCCGGGGTGCTGCTCGCGGCCGGCCCCGGCGGGCTGCCCGTGCTGGGGTTGCCGGGTTCGCTGCTGCTGGCGGCCGCCGGGGAGGCGGGGCTGCCCGCGGTGCCGGAGGCGTTCGCCGACCGGGCGTACACGGCGGCCGGGACGCTGGTGCCGCGGGGCGAGCCGGGGGCGGTGCTGCACGACCCGGACGCGGTGGTGGCCCGGGCGGTGGGGATGGCGGCCGAGGGGGTCGTGACGGCGGCGGACGGCTCGGCGGTCCCGGTGGGAGCGCGCTCGCTGTGCCTGCACGGGGACACCCCGGGCGCCGCGGGCCTCGCGCTGCGGGTCCGGGAGGCGCTGGGCGCGGCCGGGGTACGGGTGGAGGCGTTCGCGTGA
- a CDS encoding sensor histidine kinase: protein MRFRGKSVRRKIVALLLVPLVSLTALWAFATVITGRQAVQLLGVAPVIAKVGYPIEDVVRVLQKERRQTLVVIGDPRASSAIAELARSRTATDTAVQDITADASNPKVVDQLSPANAQRLRSILDAFHGIAALRHSVDQNSLAPDQALDLYSRLVDPCYEFLMNLHALEDVEMDKEGRALVGVTRARETLSREDAVIASALAARNIGAADIRHVSDYTANRALLYEFNLAILPAADRDVFEQYWAGPETKALRDAEERFISAGAAKPPRTLTAAQWDEAAGKVLGDLADMNTAAGDRYQERVKPVAMNVLVQAAVAGILGFIALIVSLVMSVRIGRDLIRDLSRLRKDAHEASGVRLPSVMRRLAAGENIDVETEAPRLEFEKDEVGQVALALNSLQRAAVEAAVKQAELRRGVSEVFVNLARRNQVLLHRQLTLLDTMERRTEDTEELADLFRLDHMTTRMRRHAEGLVILSGAAPSRQWRKPVQLMDVVRAAVAEVEDYERIEVRRLPRIGIEGPAVADVTHLVAELLENATVFSPPHTAVQVHGERVANGFTLEIHDRGLGMTPEALLDANLRLAETPDFELSDTDRLGLFVVSRLARRHSVKVVLQPSPYGGTTAVVFLPAELLTDAPDTNGTGIRLEGLKNAKTGKTGKAARPVPTGRGGSATVGAAPAGRPLPAGVLGGPVELEGPLGVLGLDGADGLDDDPAALDEAAPGLAGLTGAGGRPPMATLDDETPPGGIPGAVLGLRPSGRPGTGRHPERSGPWKGDRLGERHRERGTGPAGESVAPSGPVRMERSRPDPEGPRAPGAIPLPRRRPTPTLVADHGRRVEPRPVPVAGRAGQTEEAARAENPGTPDPGPAGLPRRVRQANLAPQLKNTPAPAPADTTAKAVTDRDAEDVRTRMSALQRGWTAGRNQHAPQQSEAEAGTPATPTPGSENEGDGR, encoded by the coding sequence ATGCGCTTTCGCGGGAAGTCCGTCCGCCGGAAGATCGTGGCGTTGCTCCTTGTGCCGCTCGTCTCCCTCACCGCCCTCTGGGCCTTCGCGACCGTCATCACCGGCCGCCAGGCCGTGCAGCTCCTCGGCGTCGCGCCCGTCATCGCCAAGGTGGGCTACCCCATCGAGGACGTCGTCCGCGTCCTGCAGAAGGAACGCCGGCAGACCCTCGTCGTCATCGGCGACCCCCGCGCATCGTCCGCCATCGCCGAACTCGCCAGGAGCCGTACCGCCACCGACACGGCCGTCCAGGACATCACCGCCGACGCCTCCAACCCCAAGGTCGTCGACCAGCTCAGCCCCGCCAACGCACAGCGGCTGCGCTCCATCCTCGACGCGTTCCACGGCATCGCGGCCCTGCGCCACTCCGTCGACCAGAACAGCCTCGCCCCCGACCAGGCCCTCGACCTCTACAGCCGGCTGGTCGACCCCTGCTACGAGTTCCTCATGAACCTCCACGCCCTGGAGGACGTGGAGATGGACAAGGAGGGCCGGGCCCTCGTCGGCGTCACCCGCGCCCGGGAGACGCTCTCCCGCGAGGACGCCGTCATCGCCTCCGCCCTCGCCGCCCGCAACATCGGCGCCGCCGACATCCGGCACGTCTCCGACTACACCGCCAACCGCGCGCTGCTCTACGAGTTCAACCTCGCGATCCTCCCCGCCGCCGACCGCGACGTCTTCGAGCAGTACTGGGCCGGTCCCGAGACCAAGGCGCTGCGCGACGCAGAGGAACGATTCATCTCCGCGGGCGCCGCCAAGCCCCCGCGCACCCTCACCGCCGCCCAGTGGGACGAAGCCGCCGGCAAGGTGCTCGGCGACCTCGCCGACATGAACACCGCCGCCGGAGACCGCTACCAGGAGCGCGTCAAGCCCGTCGCCATGAACGTGCTGGTCCAGGCAGCCGTCGCGGGCATCCTCGGCTTCATCGCCCTGATCGTCTCCCTCGTGATGTCCGTGCGCATCGGCCGCGACCTCATCCGCGACCTGTCCCGGCTCCGCAAGGACGCCCACGAGGCGTCCGGCGTCCGGCTGCCCAGCGTGATGCGCCGCCTCGCCGCCGGCGAGAACATCGACGTGGAGACCGAGGCGCCCCGGCTGGAATTCGAGAAGGACGAGGTCGGCCAGGTCGCCCTCGCCCTCAACAGCCTCCAGCGCGCCGCCGTCGAAGCCGCCGTCAAGCAGGCCGAACTGCGCCGGGGCGTCTCCGAGGTCTTCGTCAACCTGGCGCGCCGCAACCAGGTGCTGCTGCACCGCCAGCTGACCCTGCTCGACACCATGGAGCGGCGCACCGAGGACACCGAGGAACTGGCCGACCTGTTCCGCCTCGACCACATGACCACCCGCATGCGCCGGCACGCCGAGGGCCTGGTGATCCTCTCCGGCGCCGCGCCCTCGCGCCAATGGCGCAAGCCGGTCCAGCTGATGGACGTCGTACGGGCGGCCGTCGCCGAGGTCGAGGACTACGAGCGCATCGAGGTCCGCAGGCTCCCGCGCATCGGCATCGAGGGCCCCGCCGTCGCCGACGTCACCCACCTCGTCGCCGAACTGCTGGAGAACGCCACCGTGTTCTCCCCGCCGCACACCGCGGTCCAGGTCCACGGCGAGCGCGTGGCCAACGGCTTCACCCTGGAGATCCACGACCGGGGCCTGGGCATGACCCCCGAGGCGCTGCTCGACGCGAACCTCCGGCTCGCCGAGACCCCCGACTTCGAGCTCTCCGACACCGACCGGCTCGGCCTGTTCGTCGTCAGCCGCCTCGCCCGCCGCCACAGCGTCAAGGTGGTCCTCCAGCCCAGCCCGTACGGGGGCACCACCGCGGTGGTCTTCCTCCCGGCGGAACTGCTCACGGACGCACCCGACACCAACGGCACCGGGATCCGCCTCGAAGGCCTCAAGAACGCCAAGACCGGCAAGACCGGCAAGGCCGCAAGGCCCGTGCCGACGGGCAGGGGCGGCTCCGCCACGGTCGGCGCCGCCCCGGCCGGCCGGCCGCTGCCCGCCGGGGTGCTGGGCGGCCCCGTAGAGCTGGAGGGCCCGCTCGGCGTCCTCGGCCTGGACGGCGCCGACGGCCTGGACGACGACCCCGCGGCCCTGGACGAGGCCGCCCCAGGTCTCGCCGGCCTCACCGGAGCCGGCGGCCGCCCCCCGATGGCCACCCTCGACGACGAGACACCGCCCGGCGGCATCCCGGGCGCCGTCCTCGGCCTGCGCCCCTCGGGCAGGCCGGGCACCGGCCGGCACCCGGAGCGCTCCGGCCCCTGGAAGGGCGACCGGCTCGGCGAACGCCACCGCGAGCGCGGCACGGGCCCGGCCGGCGAGTCCGTCGCCCCGTCCGGCCCGGTCCGCATGGAGCGTTCCCGCCCGGACCCCGAAGGCCCCCGCGCCCCGGGAGCCATCCCGCTGCCCCGCCGGCGCCCGACCCCGACGCTGGTCGCCGACCACGGCCGCCGCGTCGAGCCCCGCCCCGTGCCGGTGGCCGGCCGGGCCGGGCAGACCGAGGAGGCGGCCCGCGCCGAGAACCCCGGCACGCCCGATCCGGGCCCCGCCGGCCTGCCCCGCAGGGTCCGCCAGGCCAACCTGGCACCCCAGCTCAAGAACACCCCGGCCCCCGCACCGGCCGACACCACCGCGAAGGCGGTCACCGACCGCGACGCGGAGGACGTACGTACGCGCATGTCCGCCCTCCAGCGCGGCTGGACGGCGGGCCGCAACCAGCACGCACCGCAGCAGTCCGAAGCCGAGGCCGGCACCCCCGCCACCCCGACTCCCGGATCCGAGAACGAAGGGGACGGTCGATGA
- a CDS encoding roadblock/LC7 domain-containing protein, protein MTAPQTGNDTRGRGSGPLNWLLDELVDKVGSIRKAVVLSGDGLPTGSSKDLTREDSEHLAAVASGFHSLAKGVGRHFDSGSVRQTVVELDEAFLFVMAAGDGSCLAVLADAESDVGQVAYEMTLMVKRVGDHLATAPRSGLPAGG, encoded by the coding sequence ATGACCGCACCGCAGACCGGCAACGACACCAGGGGCCGCGGCTCCGGCCCGCTCAACTGGCTCCTCGACGAGCTCGTCGACAAGGTCGGCAGCATCCGCAAGGCGGTCGTCCTCTCCGGCGACGGACTGCCCACCGGCAGCTCCAAGGACCTGACCCGGGAGGACAGCGAGCACCTGGCGGCCGTCGCCTCCGGCTTCCACAGCCTGGCCAAGGGCGTCGGCCGGCACTTCGACTCCGGCAGCGTCCGCCAGACCGTGGTCGAGCTGGACGAGGCCTTCCTCTTCGTGATGGCGGCCGGCGACGGAAGCTGCCTGGCCGTGCTGGCCGACGCCGAATCCGATGTGGGCCAGGTCGCGTACGAGATGACCCTCATGGTCAAGCGCGTCGGCGACCACCTGGCGACCGCCCCGCGCTCCGGGCTGCCAGCCGGAGGGTGA
- a CDS encoding DUF742 domain-containing protein produces the protein MSDSGRYHPEQTPGGAEDPAHPHWFDDEAGPVVRPYAMTRGRTSHAGQHRLDLIALVVAEPAADDPVWDLTLSPEHAHILGRCRERPQSVAELAADLDLAVGVVRVLIGDLVDDELVHVTRPVPPAELPDESILREVIDGLRAL, from the coding sequence ATGAGCGATTCAGGCCGGTACCACCCCGAGCAGACCCCGGGCGGCGCGGAGGACCCCGCGCACCCGCACTGGTTCGACGACGAGGCGGGCCCCGTCGTGCGCCCGTACGCCATGACCCGCGGCCGCACCAGCCACGCGGGCCAGCACCGCCTCGACCTGATCGCGCTCGTCGTCGCCGAACCGGCGGCCGACGATCCGGTCTGGGACCTGACCCTGTCCCCGGAACACGCCCACATCCTGGGAAGGTGCCGGGAACGCCCCCAGTCCGTCGCGGAACTCGCGGCCGACCTCGACCTCGCGGTCGGGGTCGTCCGTGTCCTGATCGGCGACCTCGTCGACGACGAACTGGTCCACGTGACCCGGCCGGTACCACCGGCCGAACTGCCCGACGAATCCATTCTGCGTGAGGTGATCGATGGCCTTCGGGCGCTCTAG
- a CDS encoding GTP-binding protein codes for MAFGRSSRTGAMHAVSPVEPLTLKILVAGGFGVGKTTLVSAVSEIRPLRTEERLSEPGIGIDDTGGVEGKSTTTVAMDFGRITLREDLVLYLFGTPGQDRFWFLWDELAQGALGAVVLADTRRLADCFAAVDYFERRGIPFVVAVNCFDGADRHPVVTVREALDLDPDVPVLLTDARDRESVKDVLVGVVEHAMSQARARRHSLSAGA; via the coding sequence ATGGCCTTCGGGCGCTCTAGCCGCACCGGCGCCATGCATGCCGTGTCGCCGGTCGAGCCGCTGACCCTCAAGATCCTGGTCGCGGGCGGTTTCGGGGTGGGCAAGACCACCCTGGTCAGTGCGGTGAGTGAGATCAGACCGCTCCGGACGGAGGAACGTCTGTCCGAGCCGGGCATCGGCATCGACGACACCGGGGGAGTGGAGGGCAAGAGCACCACGACCGTGGCGATGGACTTCGGCCGCATCACCCTCCGCGAAGACCTCGTGCTCTACCTCTTCGGCACGCCCGGACAGGACCGCTTCTGGTTCCTGTGGGACGAGCTGGCCCAGGGGGCGCTGGGCGCCGTGGTCCTCGCCGACACCCGCCGCCTCGCGGACTGCTTCGCCGCCGTGGACTACTTCGAGCGGCGCGGCATCCCCTTCGTGGTCGCGGTCAACTGCTTCGACGGCGCCGACCGGCACCCGGTGGTGACCGTACGGGAGGCCCTCGACCTCGACCCCGACGTACCGGTGCTGCTGACCGACGCGCGTGACCGCGAGTCGGTCAAGGACGTACTGGTCGGCGTGGTGGAACACGCCATGTCGCAGGCCAGGGCCCGCCGCCACAGCCTGTCGGCCGGGGCCTGA
- a CDS encoding lipid-transfer protein — MSADIAVLGAGMHPWGKWGRSFVAYGRAAAKAALADAGLEWTDVRSIVGADTVRSGYPGYVAGATFAQALGWQGARVTSVYAACASGAQAIGAARAQILAGLAEVVLVVGADAAPKGFFAPAGGERPDDPDWLRFRVLGATNPAYFALYARRRMALYGETPEDFAEVKVKNAAAGALNPYARYRKTVTAQEVAASAVVADPLRLLDICATSDGGAALVLTSMDFARSRGVADPVRIRAVSTVTPTYPRTLLDLPDIATDAVTASASAPAGGSFRASIARAAYEESGLGPDDLSLAEVYDLSTALELQWYEDIGLCGEGEGAKLVREGATALGGRVPVNTSGGLASFGEAVPAQAIAQVCELTWQLRGTAGDRQVAGARAGITANQGLFGHGSAVVVVR; from the coding sequence GTGAGCGCCGACATAGCCGTGCTCGGGGCCGGCATGCACCCGTGGGGCAAGTGGGGCCGCAGCTTCGTCGCGTACGGGCGGGCTGCCGCGAAGGCCGCGCTGGCCGACGCGGGACTGGAGTGGACGGACGTACGGTCCATCGTCGGCGCCGACACCGTGCGTTCGGGGTATCCCGGCTACGTGGCCGGCGCCACCTTCGCGCAGGCGCTCGGCTGGCAGGGCGCGAGGGTGACCAGCGTGTACGCGGCCTGCGCGTCCGGCGCCCAGGCCATCGGGGCGGCCCGGGCGCAGATCCTGGCGGGGCTGGCCGAGGTGGTGCTGGTCGTGGGGGCCGACGCGGCGCCCAAGGGGTTCTTCGCCCCGGCGGGCGGGGAGCGGCCGGACGATCCGGACTGGCTGCGGTTCCGGGTGCTGGGGGCCACCAACCCGGCGTACTTCGCGCTGTACGCGCGCCGCCGGATGGCGCTGTACGGGGAGACCCCGGAGGATTTCGCGGAGGTGAAGGTGAAGAACGCGGCGGCGGGGGCGCTCAACCCGTACGCCCGCTACCGCAAGACGGTCACCGCCCAGGAGGTGGCGGCCTCGGCGGTCGTGGCCGATCCGCTGCGGCTGCTGGACATCTGCGCGACCTCGGACGGGGGCGCGGCCCTCGTGCTGACCAGCATGGACTTCGCACGCTCGCGCGGGGTCGCGGACCCGGTGCGGATCCGCGCCGTGTCGACGGTGACCCCCACCTACCCCCGTACGCTGCTGGACCTGCCGGACATCGCCACCGACGCGGTGACCGCCTCCGCCTCCGCCCCGGCCGGGGGCTCGTTCCGGGCCTCGATCGCGCGGGCCGCGTACGAGGAGTCGGGGCTGGGGCCGGACGACCTGTCCCTCGCGGAGGTGTACGACCTGTCCACGGCGCTGGAGCTCCAGTGGTACGAGGACATCGGGCTGTGCGGCGAGGGTGAGGGGGCCAAGCTCGTGCGGGAGGGGGCGACCGCGCTCGGCGGACGGGTCCCGGTGAACACCAGCGGCGGACTGGCCTCGTTCGGGGAAGCGGTCCCGGCGCAGGCGATCGCCCAGGTGTGCGAGCTGACGTGGCAGCTGCGGGGCACCGCCGGGGACCGGCAGGTCGCCGGGGCGCGGGCCGGGATCACCGCCAACCAGGGCCTGTTCGGGCACGGTTCGGCGGTCGTCGTGGTGCGGTAG
- a CDS encoding Zn-ribbon domain-containing OB-fold protein encodes MERNRTPVVSGWFTGSQEDGDFRLLGTRCSACAAVFFPREDAYCRNPRCPGGGELVEAPLSPRGRIWSYTDGRYRPPAPYVSDPDAPWEPYTLIAVELEAEGMVVLGQGAPGVTVADLAVGMEVEVIGGVLNEDAGTVWTTWRFRPVTPAGAAA; translated from the coding sequence TTGGAACGCAACCGCACGCCCGTCGTGAGCGGGTGGTTCACCGGTTCGCAGGAGGACGGGGACTTCCGGCTGCTCGGCACCCGGTGTTCCGCCTGCGCCGCCGTGTTCTTCCCGCGCGAGGACGCGTACTGCCGCAACCCGCGCTGCCCGGGCGGCGGCGAACTCGTCGAGGCGCCGCTGTCACCGCGCGGGCGGATCTGGTCCTACACCGACGGCCGCTACCGGCCGCCCGCGCCGTACGTGTCCGACCCGGACGCGCCCTGGGAGCCGTACACCCTGATCGCGGTGGAGCTGGAGGCCGAGGGGATGGTCGTCCTGGGTCAGGGCGCGCCCGGCGTGACGGTCGCCGATCTGGCGGTCGGGATGGAGGTCGAGGTGATCGGCGGCGTGCTGAACGAGGACGCGGGGACGGTGTGGACCACCTGGCGGTTCCGGCCCGTGACCCCGGCGGGGGCGGCCGCGTGA
- a CDS encoding M15 family metallopeptidase, with translation MSAVVALLGALLGGSAGPGFVALSDVDPTIAQDVRYASAHNFTGRPVAGYEEPVCLLARPAAEALRRAQRQLLRRGYGLLVYDCYRPQRAVDAFVRWAGDEGDQSTKAEFYPRVDKARLIREGYIAPKSGHSRGSTLDVTLVALPGGRVLDMGTAFDFFDPLSHTDDPRVGVRAHTNRELLGRALAAQGFVNLPEEWWHFTYRPEAFPDTYFDFPVSSSSVGR, from the coding sequence ATGTCGGCCGTCGTGGCCTTGTTGGGGGCGCTGCTCGGCGGGTCGGCGGGGCCCGGTTTCGTGGCGCTGTCGGACGTCGATCCGACGATCGCGCAGGACGTGCGGTACGCGTCGGCGCACAACTTCACCGGCCGTCCGGTGGCCGGGTACGAGGAGCCGGTCTGTCTGCTCGCCCGCCCCGCCGCGGAGGCCTTGCGCCGGGCGCAGCGGCAGCTGTTGCGGCGCGGGTACGGGCTGCTGGTGTACGACTGCTACCGGCCGCAGCGGGCGGTGGACGCGTTCGTGCGGTGGGCGGGGGACGAGGGGGACCAGTCGACCAAGGCGGAGTTCTATCCGCGCGTGGACAAGGCCCGGCTGATCCGCGAGGGGTACATCGCGCCGAAGTCGGGGCACAGCCGGGGCAGCACGCTGGACGTGACGCTGGTGGCCCTGCCGGGCGGCAGGGTGCTCGACATGGGGACGGCGTTCGACTTCTTCGACCCGCTCTCCCACACGGATGATCCGCGGGTGGGTGTACGGGCACACACGAACCGGGAGCTGCTGGGGCGGGCGCTCGCCGCGCAGGGGTTCGTCAACCTGCCCGAGGAGTGGTGGCACTTCACGTACCGGCCCGAGGCCTTCCCGGACACGTACTTCGACTTTCCGGTCTCCTCCTCGTCCGTCGGCCGCTGA
- a CDS encoding NUDIX domain-containing protein, translated as MPGHLRDSHCSTCGAPFDTADWPRTCTACGTTTYRNPLPVAVALLPVEDEQGTGLVVVTRTIEPARGEIALPGGFVDFAEAWQDAVVRELREETGIEEPASGVVLADALSSRAGHLLLFGLLPTRPADSLPPSVPTDETDGWHILRAPAELAFPLHTRAAGAWFAGQYA; from the coding sequence ATGCCGGGACACCTGAGGGACTCGCACTGCTCCACCTGCGGAGCTCCGTTCGACACGGCCGACTGGCCCCGTACGTGCACCGCGTGCGGAACCACCACCTACCGCAACCCGCTCCCCGTGGCGGTGGCCCTCCTGCCCGTCGAGGACGAGCAGGGCACCGGCCTGGTGGTCGTCACCCGCACCATCGAACCGGCCCGCGGCGAGATCGCCCTGCCCGGCGGCTTCGTCGACTTCGCCGAAGCCTGGCAGGACGCGGTCGTACGGGAACTCCGGGAGGAGACCGGCATCGAAGAGCCCGCCTCCGGAGTCGTCCTGGCCGATGCCCTCAGCTCCCGGGCCGGGCACCTGCTCCTGTTCGGCCTCCTCCCCACCCGCCCGGCGGACTCCCTCCCGCCCTCCGTACCGACCGACGAGACGGACGGCTGGCACATCCTGCGGGCCCCGGCGGAACTGGCCTTCCCCCTCCACACCCGGGCGGCCGGCGCCTGGTTCGCCGGCCAGTACGCCTGA
- a CDS encoding glycoside hydrolase family 31 protein — protein MDGRDLVRGVWEIGTARGRRAWRAAWRRRRADAEGLPPRGAERARVPGLLTGTEPRPGGGVLRFARSELVVRVTAGGAVFWGWDGAEPTPSYAVVGNGPEPDPRAVLEPDTGGGWRVVSERVTVAVSRHGAVEVRTPGGTVLRRESPPRWWEPVEPGRDGARWQVRGEVPADARFFGLGGRAAGPRLRDGSYRLWNTDPKGGFGPGDDPLYLTMPVQWVVADAGTHLMFHDNTWDGRVVLREGEEGAGSGADRPGTAELRAQGGPLRCWVLVGTPARVLQGWSALTGGAAVPPQWALGYQHARWGFGSEAEVRRVVAGYASRGLPLAALHLDIDHYDGHRVFTVDRQQFPDLPGLARELAADGVRLVSIVDPAVMAGDPLHTAGLAVGERGAFVRDARGQEVRGEVWPGECAYPDFTDPAVRAWWGGLYEERLAQGFAGFWHDMNEPVAFAAFGDATLPRSARHVLEGAGGDHRAAHNVYALGMARAGWEGLVRLRPDERPFLFSRSGWAGMQRYGGTWSGDVESSWDGMRASLALVLGLGLCGVPYSGPDVGGFGGSPSPELFLRWFQLGSYLPLFRTHAAIWAGRREPWEFGPQVEEAARAVLAERERLRPYFVTLAHLARRSGAPYVRPLWWGAPEDRRLRDCEDAFLLGDALLVAPVLECGADRRAVRLPRGRWYDTATGAAHEGPAQVLLDAPLGRTPVLARAGSVLPVRGEDGAVTLEVWAPARGRTGGGVVVRDPGPGFEAGRVERYAVRWAGETVVVEDEAGEPVAGVVVRGL, from the coding sequence ATGGACGGTCGTGATCTGGTGCGCGGGGTGTGGGAGATCGGTACGGCGCGCGGACGGCGCGCCTGGCGCGCGGCGTGGCGGCGCCGGCGGGCGGACGCCGAGGGGCTGCCGCCCCGGGGAGCGGAGCGGGCGCGGGTGCCGGGACTGCTGACGGGTACGGAGCCGAGGCCGGGCGGGGGTGTGCTGCGCTTCGCGCGCTCGGAGCTCGTGGTGCGGGTGACGGCGGGCGGCGCGGTGTTCTGGGGCTGGGACGGGGCGGAGCCGACGCCCTCGTACGCGGTGGTGGGCAACGGCCCCGAACCGGATCCGCGTGCCGTGCTGGAACCGGACACCGGGGGCGGCTGGCGGGTGGTGTCGGAGCGGGTGACGGTGGCGGTGTCCCGGCACGGGGCGGTGGAGGTGCGCACGCCGGGCGGAACGGTGCTGCGCCGGGAGTCGCCGCCGCGCTGGTGGGAGCCGGTGGAGCCGGGCCGGGACGGCGCCCGGTGGCAGGTGCGCGGGGAGGTCCCGGCGGACGCGCGGTTCTTCGGGCTGGGCGGCCGGGCGGCGGGGCCGCGGCTGCGGGACGGCTCGTACCGGCTGTGGAACACCGACCCGAAAGGTGGTTTCGGGCCGGGTGACGACCCGCTGTACCTGACGATGCCGGTGCAGTGGGTGGTCGCGGACGCGGGGACGCACCTGATGTTCCACGACAACACCTGGGACGGGCGGGTGGTGCTGCGTGAGGGCGAGGAGGGGGCGGGTTCGGGGGCGGACCGGCCCGGGACGGCGGAGCTGCGCGCGCAGGGCGGTCCGCTGCGCTGCTGGGTGCTGGTGGGGACGCCGGCCCGGGTGCTCCAGGGCTGGTCCGCGCTGACGGGAGGGGCCGCTGTGCCGCCGCAGTGGGCGCTGGGCTACCAGCACGCGCGCTGGGGCTTCGGCAGCGAGGCGGAGGTGCGGCGGGTGGTGGCGGGGTACGCGTCGCGGGGGCTGCCCCTGGCGGCGCTGCACCTGGACATCGACCACTACGACGGGCACCGGGTGTTCACGGTGGACCGGCAGCAGTTCCCGGACCTGCCCGGCCTGGCACGGGAACTGGCGGCGGACGGGGTGCGGCTGGTGTCGATCGTCGACCCGGCCGTGATGGCCGGCGACCCCCTGCACACCGCCGGGCTGGCGGTCGGCGAGCGGGGGGCGTTCGTGCGGGACGCGCGGGGACAAGAGGTCCGGGGAGAGGTGTGGCCGGGCGAGTGCGCGTACCCGGACTTCACGGATCCGGCGGTGCGCGCGTGGTGGGGCGGTCTGTACGAGGAGCGCCTCGCGCAGGGCTTCGCCGGTTTCTGGCACGACATGAACGAGCCGGTGGCGTTCGCGGCGTTCGGCGACGCGACGCTGCCCCGCTCGGCGCGGCACGTGCTGGAGGGAGCGGGCGGGGACCACCGGGCCGCGCACAACGTGTACGCGCTGGGCATGGCGCGGGCCGGGTGGGAGGGGCTGGTGCGGCTGCGGCCGGACGAACGGCCGTTCCTGTTCTCCCGGTCGGGGTGGGCGGGGATGCAGCGGTACGGGGGCACGTGGTCCGGCGATGTGGAGAGCAGCTGGGACGGGATGCGGGCCTCCCTGGCGCTGGTGCTGGGGCTGGGTCTGTGCGGGGTGCCGTACTCGGGCCCGGACGTGGGGGGTTTTGGCGGGTCGCCGTCGCCGGAGCTGTTCCTGAGGTGGTTCCAGCTGGGGTCGTACCTGCCGTTGTTCCGTACGCACGCGGCGATATGGGCGGGCCGGCGGGAGCCGTGGGAGTTCGGGCCGCAGGTCGAGGAGGCGGCTCGGGCCGTGCTGGCGGAGCGGGAGCGGCTGCGGCCCTACTTCGTGACGCTGGCCCATCTGGCACGGCGGTCGGGGGCTCCGTACGTGCGGCCGCTGTGGTGGGGGGCGCCGGAGGACCGGCGGCTGCGGGACTGTGAGGACGCGTTCCTACTGGGGGACGCGCTGCTGGTGGCGCCGGTGCTGGAGTGCGGGGCGGACCGGCGGGCGGTGCGGCTGCCGAGGGGGCGGTGGTACGACACGGCGACGGGGGCGGCGCACGAGGGACCGGCGCAGGTGCTGCTGGACGCTCCGCTGGGGCGGACCCCGGTGCTGGCCAGGGCGGGGTCGGTGCTGCCGGTGCGCGGGGAGGACGGCGCGGTGACGCTGGAGGTGTGGGCCCCGGCGCGGGGGCGGACCGGCGGCGGGGTGGTGGTGCGGGATCCGGGGCCGGGTTTCGAGGCGGGCCGGGTGGAGCGGTACGCCGTCCGGTGGGCCGGGGAGACGGTGGTGGTGGAGGACGAGGCGGGCGAGCCGGTGGCCGGGGTGGTGGTGCGGGGGCTGTGA